The Fusarium poae strain DAOMC 252244 chromosome 2, whole genome shotgun sequence nucleotide sequence TCGTTATGGCTGTGTTTAGCATAAGCACTTCGGGTATGCTATGGATACCCTTCTTAGTGGCGATAGTCTGGTAGCGTTGACATCGACTACACCATCCCTTGGAAGTTGTTTCCCTTTCGATGCTGTTCTTCAGAACTTGAGAGAATGTGATGCGAGGCAACTTGACACCTCGGCccccagcagcagcagcagcagaagtGTAAAGCAAGTCGTTCACATACGTTGAGCCAGGGCGAGTATACTCACTTCTGCAATTAATGCACTTGATGAGGGTTGTTGCGGAGGTAGCCAGCACCTGGTCAATATCAGGCGAAGCTGGTTTGATGGCCTTGCCATCGTGTACAATTTTATCCAAAAGAAAGCGAGTAAGCCCCTGAAGCATCACATTAAGAGATGACCCATGGGGGTCTTCTTCGAGGAGGCCAAGCGGGCCCGCTTGAGGATGGCTACTAAGCGTCTTAAGCAGGTTCGTTGCTTGACAAACCGAGCCTTCAGCCTTCTGAAGCATATCAAATAGAAATCCAAGCTCGCAAAGCAGACAAATCTCGCTTACGCAAGAGGTAGCAGCATGCTGAAGAGCGAAGTTTCGGATGACAGGAGTGAAATGCATGATCTGCAAGAGAGAGTTGGCATACGAATTAGAAATGTGTGTCTCAAGTCCGGAGTAACGGGTTTTGTTGAAAAATCTGCTCGTGGTTAGCAATAGCTCACTTATCAGAGACCAAGAAACTAACCCAAAGTCGAAGTCTTCAACTCCAAACCTACTATACTTGATCTCCACAGTCCGATACATCATGGGCACTTCGGATTTTTTGCTTTCAATCCCCGAAACGGCAAGACTACCAAGCATCTCATCAATTCTGTCATCAGAGTCCGCAACATTACTAGAGGCAAGCTCACGAGCCTTCTCGCTGAGGAACTTGGGGGCTTTGAGCCCAGAGCTACCCGACTTATGAACGTTGCGCGTGTTCTCGACCTGGTTCCTTCGCATTCCCCTGGTGTTTCGTCCATAGAGTCCAAACTCTGTGGCTTTGAGTCCTGACAGAAACTGTGCGTCGAACTTGACGGGGGGTGCCCCGACATCGCAGGGTATAGCTGGCCAAGCGGATGCTAGAACTTCTCGATAATAGGGCATGCCAATTGTGTTGAAAGGACTAAAGGGATTAGTAAATGGAGGATGTGGTGTCTCAAAGAGGCAACTCACGTCTCTTCCGTCCACTCGATGTTGGGCAAAGGCTCTTGTGGGGTAGCGAACTCGACAGGTTGTGGATATTCCACGAAACGAAGCTTTGATGGTGATCCCCACAAGTGAATATTGCTCTCAGAATCCGTTAACGCCATGGCATCACCAGAAGGTGCAATCTCAAACATGCCTATTAAGGCGAGGGTGTTAGCCTGTCGGACGTTACTAGTGTTAATATTCATAAGATCCACGATATGGATTTGACCGCTCTGAGATATCACGATACTAGTGGTAAGCATCCTCGGGTGCATTCGCACAAAGGCAGCACCTGCTGGGAAGGGTATAGGGGGCATGGATGACATTTTCTTCAGGTCAAACACATTGAGGAAGGGATCGAGCATGTAACCCTGGCCCGGCCTAAGTGAAAAACCACAAGTGACAATGAAATCGTGCTGCGCATCCATGTCGTTGATTAAAGCTGAATGGGCACTCCATGACTTGACAACCGCAAGACTGACTGGGTCCAAGAGATTGACAGTGCCGTTTCTGGTAGCTGCACATATAAGGCGCCCACGCTTCATCATGGTGTACTGGTGTTCGGTAGGTACCTAATGTTCGTTAGCAAAGATTTGCAGCATTCAGGGCCATGTTGCTCACTTGTTTGACTACATTACCCTTAGTAAGGTCAACAACAAGCATCGTATCTTGCCAGCCAGCAGCAACGATTTCTGCCGTTCCCTTCGATGTAAAACTCATGCATCGTAAATCTTTCATATCATCATGCCTGTCCGTAGTTAGTACTAGGAGTATCTGTGTCGAGGGGTTCTCCTACTTGATATGCCATACATACGGCCCCCTTCGTAAAGCCATGTGAAGATCCTGAGGTCCCAAGGCTACGACACCTTTTTCGTTGACGAGTATCTGGCGGACGGGACCTTCGGCGGAGGTGTGCGCTTTGAACGATGTGTACCGCTGAAGTTCGGGGCCGTAGAAGGATGTGACTCGACCCTGTTATCGTTAGCAAGAGCCTAGCCACGGCGCTCAGGCTTCAATATTCCCATACATAATCGTTGCCTGTCCAAAGGAGTTCCTGAACAGTGTCAAAGGTCATAGTAGTTACAGGCGTCGGCATCGCGTGCACGCCCGGAGGCGGAAAGGGTATCCGGGTGACCTATAACGACGGCGTGTAAGTAAGTATGTGCACAAATTATAGGTCCAGAGTGATTCGACGGTCGACGATTCGACGATTCGACGATTTGATGTGTTCGGTGTTCTCGGTGTTCTCGGTGTTTTCGGTGTGTTCAATCAGGGAGTATGCGTACCTCATCCCAGTCGGCGTCCATTGTGGTCCTTGCAGTGTTGTAGGCGCATAGCTTAACAAAAGTGTCAACTCGTGCGCCGCTGTGTTAACGATAGAAGGATGCTGATGACGGAAGTAAACAGCTCCAAGCTCAATGGAGGGGCAGCACGACGAACCGATGTTCATCCGGCGCACGAAGTTGACGCGTTATCTTAGTGATTAGCGGCGTCTAACGTCTTATTTCCTCGCCGGGCTCTATACATCACTTCCTTCCTACCTTGGATTGATTCGACTGTGATTCATAAACGATATGAGTTGTGATTCACGAAAGAAAAAACCTCTGATTCACCGATGATGCCTTCATTTTCAACAAAGCAACAAAGGAGGAATTCCAGCTTGAAAGAGTGTCTGAAACGGCCACCAAGATATAGGTGGATTGTCTACCTAAACAACGGACAAAAAAGGACTATAATCATGCTCTATCAACGGAGACATATAATTCTAATTACCTCTTCTAACCTATACCCCAATGTACTCAATATTCTCAACTACAAAGTTAAGCCTGCGCTAATCAAGACTTGACAAAAATGATTCCGCAATACATAACTTAACAAACAAGCAAGCAAGTGTAATTGCAAATGCCTACCTatccctcagggtatcagaaaaattggccgctaaaagcctaagagacgaaattagtgtgtcactttatgctccttagactatagctcttagacgaTTTATTTCTGTAACCTAATACTTAGaaggttattttttctgctacccactagctaTCCTCGATAATTTAATAGCATTGCATCTTTGAAAGGATCTCAATGACATATGCCCTATCAAGCTGAGAATAAATACAATTCATCAATAAAATCACAGTCATAAGACTATAGCGTCCCAGGgctatcagaaaaattggccgctgaaGCAGTAAAATAGTAAGCCAGCTTACATAGTATGCTACTGAGACAAGACTTCTTATGCTGTTTATTTTGAAAGCTCAAGAATTAAGAAGTCCACTTTTCTTTTACCAACTTGAACGCATAAGTCCAACAACCTGGAGATGCATTGCTTATGAAGGATACGGACATTAAAGTCTTGGACCTCATGTGTAAGTGGTTAGTATAGAAGCATGACCTGTAAGCCAAGAAACGATACGCAGCTCAGACAAAAGTTCAGAGACAAGAGTGTCAATCATGCAATTATTAATCTAATAGTAATCATACCAATGTGAACCAGTCTATATTTTACCTTCTCTCACTTTAATCCATGTATAGTTAACAAATCGTCGAACGCCCAATAAAAAAGGACTAGCATGAGTCAAACTAGCTCAACATCACGAACACTGCGTGTTACCCAGCGCCGCCAATATTATCGTGTCTCATCAATCATTCGAATAATTTACCCATTGTAGGCAAAATCGTGTCTTGGGGCAGTGTCAGCTCTCGACTGAACCGTCAGTTGCAGTTGTTTGTTGTTTTATGGCGCGTCGGGCCAGTATTAGGAGCTCCTGCGCAAGCGAATCTTGAGTGTCAAGAAGCTTGTGGAGTTATATCCGTAGGTCAAAAGCCGTGGTCCCACAAGGCGAAGGCCATGTCGATCAGTATCTTAGCTGTGAAAGTAGACAGGTCAAGGGCCGATGCCTGTCGGTGAAGGCTAGGCAATCACCCCCTTTCTAGTTCCAGCTAAGATAAGCTTCAGTGACCCTGCGGGCACTCTTGGTGAGCCGCCGAGTCTAGAAGGAATGGAGGGATAAGTGCGAGCAAGACCAAGAAATTCCAATAGTTGTTTCTCACTATTTTGTGATATTGGTGGTGAATCTGAGTCGTTATGATGCTAAACGCACTGGCGCTAATTTGGGGATACGTTGACCAAcccaaaagagaaaagtCGCTGGGCTGGGTACAAGCTTCGCAATCAAATTGTCCGGTAATATGGAGAAATGAAGCGGGACTATGATGCGCCTCGCTCATGTCTCATGACACCTGGTAAACAGTGAAGTTGACTGGGAATGTATGACTGCTGAAGCCAGGGACTTTTGATACAGCCTCTCCTGTCGGTTCAACCTGGACCTGCCATCGGGTCTTGGTCAAATCGCCAATTTCGTCCCAAAGTCGTTGAAAGCTCGCTTGGTCGTGCAAATAAGCGGATCGAGTGCTGGTCGAGGTTGGTCCTGGGTGATTGGTGCCGACTTGGCGGCCGTAAATCATTGCGTTCCTGGTACCTGGCTTCAGAAATTCGACAACGCGTTTGCCGATATAAAGTTGTTGAATCCAGTTGAAGAGGTGAAAGAAGCTACCTGCATGGACCATGGTGATCTTGCCGCGTAAAGAAGCCATTTCCTTGTCTTCGGGATCTAGCATATCGCCGGCGACAAAAGAAGCGCCTAGTTGATGTCGATCCTGGAAAAGGTCATAACCAATGTCGATAAACTTGGACTGCAGATCAGTACCGATGAGTTGAGCGCCTTCAACCCCATCTGCACGGAATTGTCGGATCACTTGTCCGACGCCACAtccgagatcaagaagcacATCCCTAGAGCCGGCGACGTTGAGGCGGAAAAGGGCCTGTTGATAGCGAGGATCCTTGGGGTCTGGGATGTATAGGAATTTCCATCGTCCAACGCAAGGGTACTGTGAGACGCACCAAGCCTTCTCTCGCTGGATAGAGAGTCAGTTGCTGTGCCAGGAATAACAAAACATGGATGAATGAACTTACAACTCGACGTATGTGGCCGTCCAAGTCATTGTAGGGGATTTTGCTGTAAACCTCGAGAAGATGTCGGGCTGGGCCAATATCTTGTGGGGGATCCTCGAGATATGTCCAATCTCGCACCTTCATAACGTCCATACTTAACAACATGGTGGGATGAAGAAATTAAGCGTTTAGTCGTTGTGGGAAGGACTCCAACGTAGATCGGCAGTTGTAATATAACAAAAAAGGTTATTTCGCAAGCGTCATTGAAACTGCAATAACGTTGGGTGATGCGAGTAAGAAACAAGTTGAGAAACCCAATGTTGAAAGTGTGTGAGAACGACCCTTCCCTTAAGGCAGGAGACAAGCAGTCGATGATGCCATGACAGTGTAGCAGACAAGGGCGTTTCAACAGGGAAGGAGAAAAAGGAGGAAGGATGGAAAtaaaagcaaaagcaaaagcaagaaAGACCCTGagacaagagaaaagagagagtGGATGCGATGCAAACCTTAGAAGCAGAAAAGGCAGGGTAAGGGGACTTTTGCCGTGTTGATAACTCGCCGAATCGACTAATAATAAGCTCGCTGGTTCGTGAGACAAGTGACAAGGATACCTGACATACTACGTAGTACCTTTGCTAGAGTGCGACCTCCTCCTGTACGTTCGCTCGGCAGCCAGGTCAGTGAGGCACTAGGTATGGATGGGTCCCTTTTTTTATGGGCGCGGATAGAGGGAGAGTTAGGGCCGTTTTTAAGAGTCTTAAGCATGAAGGACAGTGCTTAAAAGAAGGCCTAGAAGGTAACTAAAAGACAAGCTAATTGAGAGATAAACATGAATGGAATATTCTTGGAATTCATTGTAACTGTTGCTTAATCCAAACACTTGCATTTGAGTGAGCAAGATTCTCAGCTTCTAGAATCATCAACGAAATTAGGTAGGTAATCATTCCCGTTCTTTTTCAGGGGTATATTTCTCCTTAGGCCACTATGACTGCCGCTCCCGTTGCAACCACATCCAATTCTGTTTTGATACCATTCATTCAATGGGCACTGGCTGGGCTGACGATACCCACTCACCTGTCCTTACCCCAGCAGGCCTGGCTCATCAACTAATGTCTCCATGTTTTCAACGCCTCCGGCCTCTCACTCGGACCAATTTTCTAGTTGTCAGCTTGTAGAATTACAGATGGCTCGTGTAAGTGGACTTTTGATGCCGGTTATAAAGCGATTTCATTCGTTAGTAATTAAAATGCTCACCGTCTAATAAAAACTGTCGTTCGGTTTTCTTCACTAATAATCCACTTGTCAGATATGACAACGGtcgaaggatcaaaagcAAAACACATGTAACACAACAGCCATACATACACTCTAAGCCCAGTTGTCATTTTTCGAACAAGTTGTCAGATGATTTTGTATTATCCCATTGGCTCGTACTGTCGCCTCTTTGGACTCGAACCAACAGAAAGAAGCAAACATGAATAGATGCCGGACTAGTTGGTTGGTACACATGTATGTGTTTCCCTTCACCCAGAGGCTGCTGAAGAGACCAGGTGCACTAGGATGTTCATTACCCGCTAGCCTCCGCTGCGGGAAACATGTACGTATCCATTCGCGGAGGCGGCGGCTGTCAGGGATTGCTGAGACAGCCTCAACGTCCCGGTTCTGCCGAGTGGATAACAGGGTCTAGAAACCCGAGCAGAACAATTTGGAGAGCCTGCCAGTAGAAACAGAGAGTATCAAATGTGAAGATAGCACGGATACTTAACCAATATCTAGCTAGGCCTCATCCATGATGTTGTCGGTTCTAGTGCTTGCATTCCTCCCCCAGAAACATCCTTACAGTAATTAATTTGCACCTGCAGCTCAACAGGGACAGGGATGATTTGGTGCATAAGTGATCAACAAAATTCGGATTACTTATACGGTCAAAAGAGATTGATCAGGTAGAGCTTCGTCCTCGCTCTTGGACAAAGGAATCTGAACCTGGGGAAGCGATTAAATACCCGGTCAGTCCGAGTACAATAGAATTCGCGATGATACGCTATGGCCCTGAACAAAGAAATCCATTCAAATAGTACTACTCTGTAAGCATCACCAACTATGCGCACAGGGCATCAACGCAATCTCGATCAAGCCTCAACGAGCCTATCCTTCCGCCTCGTTTTGGAGCTCCGGTCAACCGCCCTGTACGCGATAACCATCATGAATGATTTCTCCCTCTGTCCGACAATCATCAATAGGGCTGAAGCTTTGGTGACAAATAATCCAGATTTCTACAATCAATACTTAACCCGTGGCAGACATATGAGTAGTGACTTCTGAAGATCAACAATTGCATCTTCCGTAAATTCATAGGCGGGAAATTGCACGCCTTTTGCCGGTTGTTGTAAGTGGGATGTCATCTGAGCATCCAGTC carries:
- the PAN2 gene encoding poly(A)-specific ribonuclease (MEROPS:MER0030317~BUSCO:2010at5125) — its product is MDADWDEVTRIPFPPPGVHAMPTPVTTMTFDTVQELLWTGNDYGRVTSFYGPELQRYTSFKAHTSAEGPVRQILVNEKGVVALGPQDLHMALRRGPYVWHIKHDDMKDLRCMSFTSKGTAEIVAAGWQDTMLVVDLTKGNVVKQVPTEHQYTMMKRGRLICAATRNGTVNLLDPVSLAVVKSWSAHSALINDMDAQHDFIVTCGFSLRPGQGYMLDPFLNVFDLKKMSSMPPIPFPAGAAFVRMHPRMLTTSIVISQSGQIHIVDLMNINTSNVRQANTLALIGMFEIAPSGDAMALTDSESNIHLWGSPSKLRFVEYPQPVEFATPQEPLPNIEWTEETPFNTIGMPYYREVLASAWPAIPCDVGAPPVKFDAQFLSGLKATEFGLYGRNTRGMRRNQVENTRNVHKSGSSGLKAPKFLSEKARELASSNVADSDDRIDEMLGSLAVSGIESKKSEVPMMYRTVEIKYSRFGVEDFDFGFFNKTRYSGLETHISNSYANSLLQIMHFTPVIRNFALQHAATSCVSEICLLCELGFLFDMLQKAEGSVCQATNLLKTLSSHPQAGPLGLLEEDPHGSSLNVMLQGLTRFLLDKIVHDGKAIKPASPDIDQVLATSATTLIKCINCRSEYTRPGSTYVNDLLYTSAAAAAGGRGVKLPRITFSQVLKNSIERETTSKGWCSRCQRYQTIATKKGIHSIPEVLMLNTAITNQEQRALWSTPGWLPEEIGIIVDREQMFCYEGEDLKLHLQRGMHKIKVYSLTGMAINIESGQTQKSHLVSMVNVAHAEPGPQEESRWHLFNDFLVKSVSTEEALTFNTSWKVPSVVAYQVKDKVNKIDTEWKKNIDTSILYQDFNLNGDPATKTYRVLNPDDEVPGPDTIIALDTEFVSVRQPEIEMNSDGERETIRPTVHALARVSIIRGKGEDEGVPFIDDYINIREPIVDYLTSWSGITEQDLDPRVSKHSLLPLKMVYKKMWILLNLGCKFLGHGLSQDFRVINIHIPRSQVIDTGQLFFLKSRLRKLSLAFLAWYLLKEDIQMETHDSIEDSRTALKLYKKYLEFQDAGILDTMLQDIYRGGRDVNFKPPRKGDVPRSDTPPLPESSTEPVTPVRNTNYLAQTPGSAFGGGCWTPGKGSPLPS